In Suttonella indologenes, one genomic interval encodes:
- a CDS encoding peptidylprolyl isomerase, protein MKRLVFLMFCPLLAGAQNLQFGPQAEYAQSQAQPLDEIALVINQEAISRRQLEKELTAARAALPRDIPLSGTQLQELLMDRVIIQHVIEQLAQQYQVQVSDEEIDEGIMRVAEQNQLSPADLQSQVQKQTGMNAQQYRQSVAEQIRQAKLQEALVGNQVSITSAQINDQLTQIARREGSTIHLQDLLLPVPNLPVEERGAAIAETLARISDALRAHNNDLSQAAAEIPEARLVDLGQVNIGQIPLRFASAVAGLRGGQMVNKPVVDADGMHFLKVVSTSVAGGEGYIVPQARMAHILIRHNPHNPQAAKAAIEQIYAALQQGADFATLVQQYSQDPASALRGGELGWLSADTLEPRFAEQMIKAPLGSLQAPFESSFGWHILKVYEREQVDRSEDMLRERIRASLYQSAMQQAWERRIIEARQNAYIRIY, encoded by the coding sequence ATGAAGCGCCTTGTATTCCTCATGTTTTGCCCGCTCTTAGCCGGCGCGCAAAACCTGCAATTCGGTCCGCAGGCGGAATATGCCCAATCGCAGGCACAGCCGCTTGACGAGATTGCCTTGGTTATCAATCAAGAAGCAATCAGCCGCCGTCAATTGGAAAAAGAGCTGACCGCCGCCCGCGCCGCTTTACCGCGCGATATTCCCTTATCAGGTACGCAGTTGCAAGAACTGCTGATGGATCGCGTGATTATTCAGCATGTGATTGAACAATTAGCGCAGCAATATCAAGTGCAGGTCAGCGATGAAGAGATTGATGAAGGCATTATGCGCGTTGCCGAGCAAAATCAGCTCAGCCCTGCCGATTTGCAGAGCCAAGTGCAAAAGCAAACCGGCATGAATGCGCAGCAATACCGGCAAAGCGTGGCGGAGCAAATCCGTCAAGCCAAATTGCAGGAAGCCTTAGTGGGCAATCAAGTCAGTATCACATCCGCGCAAATCAATGATCAATTAACCCAAATCGCCCGCCGCGAAGGCAGCACCATACATCTGCAAGATCTGCTGCTGCCCGTGCCTAATCTGCCGGTGGAAGAACGCGGCGCCGCGATTGCCGAAACCCTCGCTCGCATTTCAGATGCCTTGCGCGCGCATAACAATGATTTAAGCCAAGCGGCGGCGGAGATTCCCGAAGCCAGACTGGTCGATTTGGGACAAGTCAATATCGGGCAAATTCCCCTGCGCTTTGCTAGTGCCGTGGCGGGTTTGCGCGGCGGTCAAATGGTCAATAAACCGGTGGTCGATGCCGACGGTATGCACTTCCTGAAAGTCGTCAGTACCTCGGTAGCGGGCGGCGAAGGCTATATCGTGCCGCAGGCACGGATGGCGCATATCCTGATTCGCCATAATCCGCACAACCCTCAAGCGGCAAAAGCCGCCATCGAGCAAATTTATGCCGCGCTTCAACAAGGCGCGGATTTCGCGACTTTGGTACAGCAATACTCGCAAGACCCCGCTTCCGCCCTGCGCGGCGGCGAATTGGGTTGGTTGAGCGCCGACACCCTTGAACCGCGTTTTGCCGAGCAAATGATTAAAGCGCCGCTGGGCAGCCTGCAAGCGCCTTTTGAAAGCAGCTTCGGCTGGCATATTTTGAAAGTCTATGAGCGCGAACAAGTGGATCGCAGCGAAGACATGCTGCGCGAACGCATCCGTGCCAGCCTCTACCAAAGCGCCATGCAGCAGGCATGGGAGCGCCGCATTATCGAAGCACGGCAAAATGCCTATATCCGCATTTACTAG